The following DNA comes from Lates calcarifer isolate ASB-BC8 linkage group LG2, TLL_Latcal_v3, whole genome shotgun sequence.
GCCTGTTTTGTTTGGTGTGTAATGTCAGCAGTGGCCATTTGCTCAGCAGTAATGAAAACAATAGCTATCTGCTGCTAGGGGTCATCTGAAGGAGTATTGATTAATCCCTCCACAGCCTGCATAGGTCAGCCTTTGTTATAATTCTTGATTGATGCAGCACTTGCAGTGGGGTGTACACATGGTAAACCTGTTCCCATTAGCTTCAAACTGTATTTCTGATCAGTGTTAAGACTAGTTTTGAAATGATTAGTTCAGAAATCGATTGGttagaaaaaaagacatcagcTTGGGCTATAGAAATTTGTGCTGGGTATTtttcacaattaaaaaaatcataaaaaaatcattgacACATCAACCAATAATGGCAGTTATAGCATAAATAGCTAATATAAATACtgattttttatataaatagcACAACAAAAATCCCCTCCCATTTATAAAAGAGCAAATCATTTCTATTTGTTCTGTCTGGGACTGAATGTCCCatctgaacagagagagagagatgttggTGATGACAGCTGTCCCTTTCAGGTGCCTGACCTTTCTACTTGCTGCTGATGTGCTGGCCGGCCATAAAAACCAGCCTGGTTATGTAGGGTACCCCCTGACACTAATCTGTCTGTGCAAGCTTTATACTCCACTGCACCCACTGATGGAAACATTAGCTCGCCTGACCACCCAGAGAGCACAATGAAAAAGCCGATATCATGCGCAGAGACACAGAAATGCATGTACAATAGTTGGCTAACACAgtggactgaaactgaaattctGAACCTTTCATCCACATGTTGAACAACTTTGCAGGTTGAAATCAATATCACAACAATATTGacatatgtataaatatataacatgACATAGCAAATGTATGCAAAACACATAAATTGAAACTAGAAACTCTAGATAGAAACTCTTTAGATTATTTAAAGCAATCCGCTTTCTTTAGACAACATAATTCTatgaaataataacataatatgaTCATATAAACATGACATGATGCCACACAAACTATTTGATAAAATAATCTTAAGTCACGGTCTACAATGCTAGCTTTTATGGGACTTTTTCCTGAACCTTTCAATCACATCAGAACTTTAAGGTGTGAATGTCACATTTGGAAAAAGCTAATAAACTGACCTTGAGTTAAGAGTATTTTGTCAAAATACTTGGCTGTTCTCAGGATCAAGAATGAGCTGTCACACTAAAGATATCAGCCTGTCATACATAATATTATTTACCACGATGCAGCAAGAAATGTGGCTTCTGTTATATTATTCCATGTCTCATGTTCTAGCACTGAATGCCCTCAACTATAAATAAACAGTGCTGGTATTGTGTTATGTCTTACCCAGATAGGACACACCCTCCTCCGGTGTTATGGTGCCGTACTTCACCATCATCTTCACAAAGTCAATCAGCGTCTTCATGATGGTgatcagtgtctctctctcctgagtGTCCTGATCTGCAACAGCAAACCAAAGGACAAATTCAAAACCCAAGATCTAGCGTTGGTGTTTTGCCAATGGTAATTGGTTACTATGGTGTTAATGGCCACATTAACATCATGGTGTTTGACTGTGGGGGTCATAATGGCAGGATTATAAATAAttagttatgtgtgtgtgtgtgcttcatttGCACTTCCTGGGAAGACGTGTCAGGGTAAACAAGGGCGTACAAAACAAGCACTGACTCATCCTTTAGAACAATATCGCCATGACAACCACAGCCATCCAGTCCTAGTTCTTGATCTGAAGAACTTCTATCTTTGGATGGAGGATACTGTGAAGTGATCATTTTTTGTGGCGCTGATCTAAACCTGGTCTTACCCGAGTTGAGGCTCCTGAGCAGACGGTAGAAGTTGGGGAAGTACTGCAGGTCCTGGAGCCCGTCTTCAGGGCTCACTTCATTGCCCTCCTCAGTATCTTTGTCCCAGGTGTTGTCAGCTGCGTCGCCCCCATCTTCCTCTGCATCCCTGTCCACCTCGTCCTCAGTCTCATCGTCATCTACTTCCTCGTCCTCGTCATCGTAGCGGCGCCTGGGTGGCTCCCATGTGTCCTGGGAATGCAAGagtatttgttgttattgttgccaCCATTATTCTTATTATTGTTATCGTTGCCATAGCTCTTTTGTAGGTTTTTACCGTGTTTGCGTCTGAACCCTGGTCGTCCTGCTCTCCCCTGGTTTCTTGGTCATTGCTCTCCATGTCCTCAATCTCGTTGTTCCTGGCGTTTTTGGTGATGAGATCCTGGAGAGCCTCAGCCACCTGGTACTCCAAAGTATCTGCCTGGCTCTCTGTGATCTACAgaaggacaaagagaaagagacagattgAGAACAATGTGGGTTGTACCAAGACGTGGTAGAAGAGAACAACATGTACTTATTATAAACCTCTATATATCACTGCTACTACGAGATCCACCTCAGGGAGCAATTTGGCCACTGACAAACTACTTATTGAGTGTCAAAAAAAAGTAATTCACAACCAGAAGTAACAAAGCACAATTCACACATCTCTGCCTTCCCCAGTGAGGAAAAACAgtgagtgcagagagagaaCGGAAGAGTTCctgttgagaaaatgtcatgCTACACGCTGTGTTGAATCGAACACCGTGCAAGAGTGCAAACTCACAACCTACCAGCCCCAGTTTGAGCAGTTTGGAGACGATCCTGTCGAACACCCCTCTGTCGTCCTCCTCGTAGATCTTGTTTGCGATCTTCTGGACAATGTCCTCTGCTGTCAATGGAGTGCCGTCGACCTGACGGAAGCTCTCTGGGTCATCTGAGAGGAGACAACACGTATGTTATCACCTTCTAAACATGCTCATTAGCTGTGTGGAGGTGTAAAGGTTTAATTTTTGGAGTGACAATATTCTTGAATATTTTCCAGCGTTTCTGACAAGCGTAATTTGTAGATTTCACgtctccatcttttcttcctctcctgtgtcTCTATTGTAATGTTAAATCTGGACCTTGAAGATCTCTCAGTAATAAATGATTTGTCCTCTCATCGCATTCATCGCATGAGTACGAAATGTGCAATTGTTACAGCTTGACTCTTACATAACAACCCCCGCTGCCTCCCatattccacacacacacacaataaaaataaacagtgccAGAATACTTTTGCCTGTATTGACGAGTTGAATCATCAGTGATGTACTTTACCTTCAAACACCAGGCCTATTTCTGTCTCACTCTaggaaatgagaaatgaaaaccCGGACTATGCTTGCCAAGTTTAGATGTAGCGTAACCTGACGAGCTGCTTGTCATTGCCGGGCCGGCTGTGTGAATCAATGAAGTGTAGCACTCAGCTCTTTGTCTCTGAGTCACCACCTCACCTCAGAGACTTTGCTTTATGCTGATGATTGGACTGGATATCAAATTACATGCATATATGGTGCGCTGATGAAATCTATTGCGGGTAAAAATCAGCTTAGATGTCCAATatataaatctatttttaatgaacacacaaatatgaaGTCAAAGGTAATTGAAGGACTATATTGTATACATGTTGGGGGCACAACTCTTTCATGTCACTTTGAAATTCATCAAGATAACAAAAGATTTGTGTAAATGTTGCATATTTGGACTTTTACTACATTTTCTACATGAGCTGGAGATGACATAGTGATGCTGTTGTCTAAAAATCCAGCCCCATTTATTTACAAGTCTTCTGCAGTCTGTGAGGAGACATAGTGGCTGAGCATTTGCTTTCACAACCGTCAAGTCTAAGAGGGAGAAGATAATCTTTCTCCCTGGCGTGCACATGTTCTGTCTTTGACtctttctatctgtctctgCTTATCCCCATTACATGCACGTGTTTTCTCTGCCCACTCTTTCTTAAAATGTCTGCCCAGTGGCCTGCCAGTGACAGACAGAAGCACGCTGCACGAGGCCTGCCCTTGGCGATGGGGGGCAAAGGTCTCACAAGCAGAAGGACTCCGACACGACACAACACATTCAGCAACTAACCTACTGCATCTTTACCAGAGGAGGACAGGGTCTGTTAGAACAAGGTGTACTGTGACAGGTGTGCGTACCCTGGTACTTTCCGTCATCCATCCCGTTCTTGGTGGAGTCGTAGTCTTCGGCCAGACGTCGGCTCTTGGTGGAATCTGATTCATCAGGAACGTACTGATCCTGCTTCCTGACCGGTGCCTCAGCGGTCTCCT
Coding sequences within:
- the scg3 gene encoding secretogranin-3 codes for the protein MALKYVGVFVIFQLLALNVVSQISAFPTPTATTDDKTVYNRQLTEERPLQEQIAEADSVKAAVQSAESRRPTASKDTESEQERDDLTVLKTLASGQKSKETAEAPVRKQDQYVPDESDSTKSRRLAEDYDSTKNGMDDGKYQDDPESFRQVDGTPLTAEDIVQKIANKIYEEDDRGVFDRIVSKLLKLGLITESQADTLEYQVAEALQDLITKNARNNEIEDMESNDQETRGEQDDQGSDANTDTWEPPRRRYDDEDEEVDDDETEDEVDRDAEEDGGDAADNTWDKDTEEGNEVSPEDGLQDLQYFPNFYRLLRSLNSDQDTQERETLITIMKTLIDFVKMMVKYGTITPEEGVSYLENLDAMIAMQTKNKLGKSLGPPDFTGPNGKNLDEDDNTKAEAAKMQKEYENLKDSTKEEQPSTETNQPGKSETYLEAIRKNIEWLKKHNKEEGKDDYDLSKLKDFMDQQVDSYIEKGIIAKDEGDTIKRIYSSL